One region of Malania oleifera isolate guangnan ecotype guangnan chromosome 6, ASM2987363v1, whole genome shotgun sequence genomic DNA includes:
- the LOC131157323 gene encoding F-box protein At5g49610-like translates to MAVEFSSDIIFEILTRVFPQTLGRCRMVCKQWNALTYESSFMHDQRQRTKAVSGYFIQELSNSLFSSVFVSVDGLQKFSGGCSAPSLNFLPAKHVQIVASSNQGLLCCVNQQSSVHIIPKYYICKPCTRQWRAIPNPKTRYFTDQIAMIVLRSHPLHFKIVRLSQPKIMSKFYYNLRCEVFDSENWAWKQLDDVNLPYSVFLQNEPAVVVGGMIHWLTTHDHLLTFRHDSESWSMVPVPHPLYQSGREYMYIVEYKGRLAMVSDGGNTRMELWEAEDYQKGVWVKKHSLSMESVMEMDPCPRPKAFYNSDVVLMIGYFRLLFYKFQDQNFNSSVISVNVGMLPRHIFSFGSDWEFTNFNTKSIC, encoded by the exons ATGGCGGTTGAGTTCTCCTCCGACATCATCTTCGAAATTTTAACCAGGGTTTTCCCGCAAACGCTGGGGAGATGCAGGATGGTCTGCAAGCAATGGAACGCCCTAACATACGAATCAAGTTTCATGCACGACCAACGCCAGAGGACGAAGGCGGTGTCGGGCTACTTCATACAGGAACTCAGCAACAGCCTGTTCTCGTCGGTGTTTGTGTCCGTCGACGGGCTGCAGAAGTTTTCCGGCGGTTGCTCCGCCCCATCGCTCAATTTCTTGCCGGCCAAGCACGTGCAGATTGTTGCGTCGTCGAACCAAGGGCTGCTTTGCTGCGTAAACCAGCAGTCGTCGGTGCACATAATACCCAAATACTACATCTGCAAGCCCTGCACCAGGCAATGGCGGGCCATCCCGAACCCGAAAACCCGATACTTCACGGATCAAATCGCCATGATAGTACTGCGATCCCATCCTCTCCACTTCAAGATTGTTCGTCTCTCCCAACCAAAGATTAT GTCTAAATTCTACTATAATCTCCGATGTGAGGTATTTGATTCGGAAAACTGGGCCTGGAAGCAATTAGACGACGTCAATTTACCTTATTCGGTCTTTCTGCAAAATGAACCTGCGGTGGTGGTTGGCGGGATGATCCACTGGCTGACCACTCACGATCATCTCCTCACTTTCCGCCATGACTCTGAGAGTTGGTCGATGGTCCCGGTGCCGCATCCTTTGTACCAGAGTGGCAGAGAGTATATGTATATCGTGGAGTACAAAGGGCGGTTGGCAATGGTAAGCGATGGAGGAAACACGCGCATGGAGCTGTGGGAGGCGGAGGATTACCAGAAGGGAGTGTGGGTGAAGAAGCATTCTCTTAGCATGGAGTCTGTGATGGAGATGGATCCCTGTCCAAGACCTAAGGCTTTCTATAATTCTGATGTCGTCCTCATGATAGGTTATTTTAGGTTATTATTTTACAAATTTCAAGATCAAAATTTTAACTCCAGTGTGATTAGCGTGAATGTTGGAATGCTTCCTCGCCATATTTTTAGCTTCGGCTCTGATTGGGAGTTTACTAATTTCAACACCAAGTCTATCTGTTAA